The following proteins are encoded in a genomic region of Debaryomyces hansenii CBS767 chromosome G complete sequence:
- a CDS encoding DEHA2G23958p (similar to uniprot|Q03020 Saccharomyces cerevisiae YPL135w ISU1 Conserved protein of the mitochondrial matrix), which produces MISRSFLRLANPARRAMPAVKRVNMMPSMALPTKRLYHEKVLDHYSNPRNVGTLNKLDVDVGTGLVGAPACGDVMRLQIQVDDETGVIKDVKFKTFGCGSAIASSSYLTELVKGKTIEEAVKIKNTAIAKELSLPPVKLHCSMLAEDAIKSAVKDYRSKRSVKQPTLGPEAAQAETIAT; this is translated from the coding sequence aTGATAAGTAGATCATTTTTGAGATTAGCTAACCCAGCTAGAAGGGCTATGCCAGCAGTTAAAAGAGTCAACATGATGCCATCCATGGCACTTCCTACCAAGAGATTATATCACGAAAAGGTTCTTGATCACTACTCAAACCCTAGAAATGTCGGTACATTAAATAAACTCGATGTGGATGTCGGTACCGGATTAGTGGGAGCCCCAGCATGTGGTGATGTTATGAGATTACAGATACAGGTAGACGATGAGACCGGAGTTATCAAGGATGTGAAGTTTAAGACTTTTGGTTGTGGATCAGCCATTGCTTCGTCTTCGTACCTTACGGAATTGGTCAAGGGTAAAACTATTGAAGAGGCCGTAAAGATTAAGAACACAGCTATTGCAAAGGAATTGTCATTACCTCCGGTGAAGTTGCACTGTTCTATGTTGGCCGAAGACGCAATTAAGAGTGCAGTTAAGGACTACAGATCAAAGAGAAGCGTCAAGCAACCAACCTTAGGTCCAGAAGCTGCACAGGCTGAAACCATCGCCACATAA
- a CDS encoding DEHA2G23980p (similar to CA3108|IPF11826 Candida albicans), with product METPIELREVSPEPMTLDDLNLIAKEKGVPNYMPHKRNPILSKILYYLLKVQKYSAYTFSSFLGLHLTSVVIVPGLGVPMPLAQEIFEMSRAVYQSIPHFENLIIIGSSICHVCSGIGIRLIRSRLKEGEKHRSKLVYEPVIKNDERDDIGLGGITGLIGLGYRKSMISRLIPGLSPLSFSGYLLLPLIGYHFTKFRQIPSVIDGDSSLINLDYITYYLNKSRLEKIGNVINYVALMGLVVIGSYHFVSGYLKLNHKYSLNYKKIGYTFIGGLSILGCISLIRFKSLPLVEGFIGKSFTNYVNYLAV from the coding sequence ATGGAAACGCCAATTGAACTTAGAGAAGTATCTCCTGAACCGATGACGCTAGATGATTTGAATCTAATAGCAAAGGAGAAAGGAGTACCAAATTATATGCCGCACAAACGCAACCCTATACTACTGAAAATTCTATACTACTTACTCAAGGTGCAAAAATATTCAGCATATACGTTTTCAAGTTTTCTCGGGTTACACTTAACATCTGTGGTTATAGTTCCAGGTTTGGGTGTGCCTATGCCGCTTGCgcaagaaatatttgagaTGAGCAGAGCTGTTTATCAATCTATCCCACACTTTGAAAATCttataattattggatCAAGCATTTGTCATGTTTGTTCTGGTATAGGGATTCGGCTTATCAGAAGCCGCCTTAAGGAAGGTGAGAAGCATCGTTCCAAATTGGTCTATGAGCCAGTAATCAAAAATGACGAGAGAGATGATATAGGCCTAGGTGGCATCACAGGACTAATTGGCTTGGGATATAGAAAGTCCATGATATCGAGGCTTATACCAGGTTTGAGTCCCTTGCTGTTTTCGGGGTACTTGTTGCTTCCATTGATAGGGTACCATTTCACAAAATTCAGACAGATTCCCAGCGTTATTGATGGAGATTCCAGCTTGATCAACTTGGACTATATTACATACTATTTAAACAAGTCGCGATTAGAGAAGATCGGGAATGTCATCAATTACGTGGCTCTAATGGGTTTGGTTGTGATAGGATCTTACCATTTCGTCAGTGgctatttgaaattaaatcataaatatagCTTGAACTATAAAAAAATAGGATATACATTCATCGGTGGACTCAGCATATTAGGTTGCATCAGTCTCATAAGATTTAAGAGCTTACCATTGGTGGAAGGGTTTATAGGAAAACTGTTCACTAATTACGTGAATTATTTAGCTGTATAA
- a CDS encoding DEHA2G24002p (similar to uniprot|P38736 Saccharomyces cerevisiae YHL031C GOS1 v-SNARE protein involved in Golgi transport), translating into MSSATFTQTRSQALNLEKQADTLLSRYSAFQNLSNTSSSDEENELSDSIFENLQKRENVINTLNRISETDTNLSTSKLQQLQRHKEILSEHKRSYAKIKGVIKEERNRNNLLFSVRSDIDAHRERSTNNSNNRDLNANDYILDESVRADNANSFAERLLQQAYNTRDELYSQRAHLSNAQSRMMGAVSSIPGINVLISRINTRRKRDTLILATVIAICILVLFFF; encoded by the coding sequence ATGTCATCAGCAACATTTACACAAACCAGATCACAGGCATTGAATCTAGAGAAACAAGCCGATACATTATTGTCACGATATTCTgcatttcaaaatttatctaatacAAGCTCAAGcgacgaagaaaatgaacTAAGTGATTCCATATTCGAAAATTTACAGAAACGAGAGAATGTTATAAATACATTGAATAGAATATCCGAAACGGACACGAATTTATCTACTTCCAAGTTACAACAATTACAAAGACATAAGGAAATATTAAGCGAACATAAACGGTCATATGCCAAGATCAAAGGTGTTATAAAAGAAGAACGGAATAGAAACAACTTGTTATTTTCAGTAAGATCTGACATCGATGCCCATAGAGAAAGATCAactaataattcaaacaatCGTGACTTGAATGCCAATGATTATATATTGGATGAGAGTGTTCGAGCAGACAATGCTAATTCATTCGCAGAGAGACTATTGCAACAAGCATACAATACAAGAGATGAACTCTACAGCCAGAGGGCACACTTGAGTAATGCGCAACTGAGGATGATGGGTGCTGTTCTGCTGATACCCGGCATAAATGTGCTTATTTCCAGAATTAATACTCGGAGGAAGAGAGATACGTTAATATTGGCTACAGTTATTGCAATTTGCATTTTGGtattgttcttcttctaa
- a CDS encoding DEHA2G24024p (weakly similar to uniprot|P18852 Saccharomyces cerevisiae YJR086W STE18 G protein gamma subunit), which produces MEDKSEALSNRIAEIKLRRIQEFNSRLKEALLRERIPASNASLLITNYVQDTPDYIIPSLWKLPPEQNKFKQYERFKKQRNANSNTSNCCTIV; this is translated from the exons ATGGAAGACAAATCAGAAGCACTCTCGAACAGGATAGCAGAAATCAAATTGAGacgaattcaagaattcaattcaagGTTGAAGGAAGCATTATTGCGTGAGAGGATACCTGCTTCTAATGCATCATTACT AATAACTAATTACGTTCAGGATACACCTGACTATATAATTCCAAGTCTTTGGAAGTTGCCACCTGAGCAGAATAAATTCAAGCAGTACGAAAGGTTTAAAAAGCAGAGAAATGCTAATTCTAATACTTCAAACTGTTGTACAAtagtataa
- a CDS encoding DEHA2G24046p (some similarities with uniprot|Q12284 Saccharomyces cerevisiae YPR037C ERV2 Flavin-linked sulfhydryl oxidase localized to the endoplasmic reticulum lumen) translates to MPIILHGRIQQFFVRDKILYDIPSNQKFKRICFVFQAYISQVIMKFTRKSLVSVFMSLCVICMIYFMSSSSSEGSLGKSSPINLSKNNDYYDFKNEQSNLKVQDSSSDEIDNPEVIRRPSKQSKQPKEEVQEDDIIPEASNSQFTETPFMPKMANETLKAQLGNAAWKLFHTILARYPEEPSKQEQTTLDQYIHLFAQVYPCGDCARHFQGLLAKYPPQIKSRKTAALWGCHMHNKVNERLEKPEYDCTTILEDYDCGCGSDEKEDDKTLGNENIEHLRSIKVNEKEESPQLGG, encoded by the coding sequence ATGCCAATAATTTTACATGGCCGAATACAGCAATTTTTTGTACGCgataaaatattgtatGATATACCTTCTAATCAGAAATTCAAAAGGATCTGTTTTGTTTTTCAAGCATATATCAGCCAagtaataatgaagtttaCTAGGAAATCCCTTGTTTCAGTTTTTATGCTGCTATGTGTTATCTGtatgatatattttatgtctTCTTCCTCATCTGAGGGATCACTCGGTAAATCGTCTCCGATTAATTTAAGCAAAAATAATGACTACTACGACTTCAAGAATGAACAAAGCAACCTAAAAGTCCAAGATTCCAGTAGCGATGAAATAGATAACCCAGAAGTAATTAGGAGACCTTCGAAGCAATCCAAACAaccaaaagaagaagttcaggaagatgatattattCCAGAAGCCAGTAATAGCCAGTTCACAGAAACTCCTTTTATGCCGAAAATGGCCAATGAGACATTGAAGGCACAATTAGGTAACGCTGCTTGGAAGTTGTTCCACACTATACTAGCAAGATACCCGGAAGAACCTAGCAAGCAAGAACAAACCACATTAGATCAATACATTCATTTATTTGCCCAGGTCTATCCTTGTGGAGATTGTGCAAGACATTTCCAAGGCTTGTTAGCTAAATATCCACCTCAAATTAAGTCTAGAAAAACTGCGGCGTTATGGGGGTGTCATATGCATAATAAGGTAAACGAAAGATTAGAAAAGCCTGAGTATGATTGTACTACAATTCTCGAAGACTATGATTGTGGGTGTGGTAgtgatgaaaaagaagatgataagACATTaggaaatgaaaatattgaacatTTACGAAGTATTAAGgttaatgaaaaagaagaatcaCCTCAACTCGGAGGTTGA
- a CDS encoding DEHA2G24068p (similar to CA3105|IPF12083 Candida albicans), giving the protein MKFSTCLAFPLLVSSVWATKNDAAVYQLNSQESDKTPVVTNKDALLYLSDRFDISDYYKIGDNRDEVIDFIDQQNELVDSKKTENNNAKLIVLINGISKPNEVFQSIKPAFNIKRANGYDELSHSIMTKFPKQIATIGNYSSIRLTNEIRLVSKHEQDNSLLKHFEYFNEKLMGIWSSFTRSVQTDNQVILTNKVEQDATTLKLINDKLFINELSQLVHLNSVAPNTGDSMFINLNSLFSLGKKTGYDSETYNFSIKVISDYLVALSANYDISVIALPADNNNKHLNNHLQKRSQELNALFKESNVNKRASNNGACFSSEDACNVGTSSCNSRGKCSQVKSGCWSCVCAATRNEGKTKTTNWSGFDCSKKDISSEAHLLLWTTLALVILFIGGIKLLYNVGNESLPGVLGAATASKKSQ; this is encoded by the coding sequence ATGAAATTTTCTACTTGTTTAGCGTTCCCCTTACTTGTCTCGTCGGTATGGGCCACGAAGAATGATGCAGCagtttatcaattgaattctCAAGAATCTGATAAAACCCCTGTTGTGACTAACAAAGATGCCTTGCTTTACTTATCAGATAGATTTGATATTTCtgattattataaaatagGTGACAATAGAGACGAAGTTATCGATTTTATTGATCAACAAAATGAACTAGTCGACTCCAAGAAAACTGAAAACAATAATGCTAAATTAATTGTGTTAATTAATGGAATTTCAAAGCCAAACGAAGTTTTCCAATCCATTAAACCAGCATTCAACATCAAGAGAGCGAATGGATATGATGAGTTAAGCCATTCTATTATGACGAAGTTTCCAAAACAAATTGCAACTATTGGTAACTATAGCTCAATCCGATTAACTAATGAGATTAGATTAGTATCTAAACATGAACAAGACAATTCATTGTTAAagcattttgaatattttaatgaaaagCTCATGGGCATTTGGTCGTCTTTTACAAGATCAGTCCAAACCGATAATCAAGTTATTTTAACTAACAAAGTTGAACAGGATGCTACAACCTTAAAGTTGATTAATGACAAGTTATtcataaatgaattatcacAATTAGTACACTTGAATTCAGTGGCACCAAACACTGGTGATTCCATGTTTATTAActtgaattctttattttcgCTTGGTAAGAAGACTGGGTATGATTCGGAAACgtacaatttttcaatcaaagTAATATCAGATTATTTGGTTGCCTTATCAGCCAACTATGATATCTCTGTCATTGCATTACCGGCTGACAATAACAACAAGcatttaaataatcatttgCAAAAGAGAAGTCAAGAGTTAAATGCTCTTTTCAAAGAAAGCAATGTCAATAAGAGAGCTTCCAATAATGGCGCATGTTTTTCTTCTGAAGATGCATGTAATGTTGGTACTTCGAGTTGTAATTCTCGCGGAAAATGCTCACAAGTTAAATCAGGGTGTTGGTCCTGTGTTTGTGCTGCTACTCGTAATGAAGGCAAGACAAAAACTACTAATTGGTCCGGCTTTGACTGTAGTAAAAAGGACATTTCATCAGAAGCTCACTTACTCTTATGGACAACTTTAGCTTTGgtgattttatttattggcggtataaaattattatataatgtCGGAAATGAATCATTACCCGGTGTTCTTGGAGCTGCTACAGCTTCTAAAAAGTCACAATAG